The following nucleotide sequence is from Gracilimonas sp..
GGAAGGATGCAGGCTCTGCTAAAATTTTGCTTTGGGTTTCAGCTAAAGCTTCCAGGCTTTTTAATCCCAGCATCTGAGCGCCTAATTCTGGGTGGACTCGATTAAATGCTGGTGATGTGCTTCCGTCATCTTCCTGTAAATATTTGAGGTTTAATCCCTGTCCGCGCCCAAAATAGTTTTGGCGGGTTTTGGATTCCTGAATGTAGTCTGTAGTGTCAGTTCCAACAACCAGAATAGTACCAATAGCGCCGCCAGAAGTTAATGCTCTTTGCAAATACTGCATATTGGTACTGGACTGATTATATAGTACAAAAAGCCACTTTCCTGAAAGGTCTTCCGGGTAATGATTGATGCCTTCAGCTTCGTTGAACATTCCGGCTCCAGCAAAAACAATGGGGCCATTTACGCTATCACTTCCGGCAAAAAGGGTAACAAAATTCCCTATTTGCTGAGTGTTATGAATAGAGTTGTCAACAACTTCGTCACCCTTTGTTAGTCGATAGGTGATTTGATCAACGGCGGGTTGGGTAAGTTCGTAATGCTGGAAATAAGAATTATCATCACCAACAGGTTTTAAGCCGATTTCAGCATATCGTTTGGACAAATATCGTGCAGCTTTTTCCTCGCCAATGGTTCCGGTTTCTCGTCCCTGGAGGGAGTCATGTGCTAGCACAGCTAAGTCGCTATAGAGCCTGTCCTTGGTAATTTCATTAGAAAACGAATAGATGGTTGGAGGAGGAGTTTCAGGCCCTGTTTTGAAGATGCTGCAAGCAGAAAAAGTGAGGGCTAGTAAAAAGAGAAGTGCTTTATTGGTCATTGAAGTATTTAGGTTAGTTAGCGCCAATGATTTCATCCACCGGCTTAAGGTCTATGTAAAATTTGGTTGGGTCTTCTTCGAGAAACAAGTTGATTTGTTGCTCTTTAATCATCTCTAAAACAGCAAGAAAAGTAACGACCACATAAATTTTGTTTTTCAGGGATGAGCAGACTTCCATAAAGGTTTGCCGGCCGTGTTCCTGCAAGCGATTAAGTACAAATTCTGCCTGCTCTTCAACAGTTGTACTTACTTTTTCTACATGGTGTACAATGTTTTTGCGTTCAATATCCTGCAGTACTTTTTTGAAGGCGGCAATCAGGTCAAACATAGTCACATCCTGCAGGGCTTCACCGGTAGCTTGCTGTTCTACATCATCTGCTTCAGGATAACCCCGCA
It contains:
- a CDS encoding M28 family peptidase, whose product is MTNKALLFLLALTFSACSIFKTGPETPPPTIYSFSNEITKDRLYSDLAVLAHDSLQGRETGTIGEEKAARYLSKRYAEIGLKPVGDDNSYFQHYELTQPAVDQITYRLTKGDEVVDNSIHNTQQIGNFVTLFAGSDSVNGPIVFAGAGMFNEAEGINHYPEDLSGKWLFVLYNQSSTNMQYLQRALTSGGAIGTILVVGTDTTDYIQESKTRQNYFGRGQGLNLKYLQEDDGSTSPAFNRVHPELGAQMLGLKSLEALAETQSKILAEPASFQAKLLDGQTLHHHPVVNQNTVHTKNVVALLEGSDPELKDEIVVLSAHYDHVGVGQPDSTGDNIYNGADDDGSGTVATLHTAQAMAEAKAAGVGPKRSVLFLSVSGEEKGLLGSRYYSDHPIFSIDNTVANINIDMIGRVDPEHQGADSSYVYIIGGKIISSQMDSLTKMANVMGPNLVLSDRYNDLEDPNQFYRRSDHWNFGRLGVPFVFFFNGTHEDYHRPQDHIEKITFEPYLKRTHLVYNLTALLANSPERPQVDNQEFIEKTQVDPR
- a CDS encoding segregation/condensation protein A — translated: MYRVQLNNFEGPLDLLLFFIKKDELDIYNIPISYITKQFLDYIHMLEELDLDVASEFILMASMLMSIKAKMMLPREDADDEEMDESDPRYELVQRLLEYKRYKEMSEKMADMDEEVRKQYMRGYPEADDVEQQATGEALQDVTMFDLIAAFKKVLQDIERKNIVHHVEKVSTTVEEQAEFVLNRLQEHGRQTFMEVCSSLKNKIYVVVTFLAVLEMIKEQQINLFLEEDPTKFYIDLKPVDEIIGAN